The Fulvivirga ligni genome window below encodes:
- a CDS encoding TIGR01777 family oxidoreductase produces the protein MTKTVLITGGTGLIGSRLTELLVNQGYTVKYLSRSPEKVKGVKAYAWDIQKQTIDTECLQGTDYIINLAGAGIADEKWNKERKKVLLESRTKSTALLKDTLRDNDHSVKAVISASAIGYYGSDSGGVLKKEDSRFGDDFLATVTKAWEAEADMIADQGIRLVKIRVGLVLSVEGGALEKLAKPAKFGLNAPLGSGDQYMSWIHIDDLCDQFIYAMENPLEGAYNGVAPHPVTNKVFTKATSAALHKPAFLPPVPAFALKLALGEMASMLLGGSKVSSEKIENAGYQFKYPHLEDALKDLLS, from the coding sequence ATGACCAAAACAGTACTCATCACAGGCGGAACCGGACTCATCGGATCCAGACTTACTGAACTTCTTGTTAACCAGGGCTACACTGTAAAATACCTTTCTCGTTCTCCGGAAAAAGTAAAGGGTGTGAAAGCTTATGCCTGGGATATCCAAAAACAAACTATTGATACGGAATGCTTACAAGGAACCGATTACATTATTAATCTGGCCGGTGCAGGTATTGCAGATGAAAAATGGAATAAGGAGCGGAAGAAAGTTCTGTTAGAGAGTAGAACTAAATCTACTGCCTTGCTTAAGGATACTCTCAGGGATAACGATCATTCTGTAAAGGCTGTAATTTCTGCATCAGCTATAGGATATTATGGATCTGACAGCGGTGGAGTCCTAAAAAAAGAGGACAGCCGATTTGGCGATGATTTTCTGGCCACTGTAACTAAGGCCTGGGAGGCAGAAGCCGATATGATTGCTGATCAGGGTATTAGGCTGGTGAAGATTAGAGTTGGTCTTGTATTGTCCGTGGAGGGAGGAGCATTGGAGAAGCTTGCCAAGCCTGCTAAATTTGGTTTAAATGCGCCACTGGGATCAGGAGATCAGTATATGAGCTGGATACATATAGATGACCTATGTGACCAGTTTATCTATGCTATGGAAAACCCGTTAGAGGGTGCTTATAATGGAGTGGCGCCGCACCCGGTTACGAATAAAGTATTTACTAAAGCTACTTCGGCAGCATTACATAAACCTGCATTTTTACCTCCAGTTCCTGCTTTTGCTTTAAAATTAGCATTAGGAGAAATGGCGTCTATGTTATTAGGAGGAAGTAAGGTATCATCCGAAAAGATAGAAAATGCTGGCTATCAGTTTAAATACCCTCATTTAGAAGATGCTTTGAAAGATCTTCTGTCTTAA
- the arsM gene encoding arsenosugar biosynthesis arsenite methyltransferase ArsM — protein sequence MSSYLETTKNVYKKAAESPDVGLCCTTTPVWQLPGLSIPKVMLDMNYGCGSTVHPRDLVNDPTVLYVGVGGGMELLQFSYFSRKQGGVVGLDVVPEMLAASERNFKEAEQQNDWFSSDFIDLREGDALNLPVEDSSIDVAAQNCLFNIFTTEDLKIALAEMYRVLKPNGRLVLSDPICDQAMPEELKNDEELRALCLSGALPLSEYIKLITDAGFGTVEIRAKRPYRILDPKHYNTSQRIFIESVEVCAIKDPMPSDGPCVFTGKAAIYFGDEEYFDDKKGHVLMPNQPLAVCDKTAKALADLKREDIYISESTYFYDGGGCC from the coding sequence ATGAGTTCATATTTAGAAACCACCAAAAATGTATATAAGAAAGCAGCAGAATCGCCTGATGTAGGTCTTTGCTGTACCACTACTCCCGTATGGCAGTTGCCAGGTCTTTCTATACCCAAAGTGATGCTGGATATGAACTATGGGTGTGGTAGCACAGTCCATCCACGGGACTTGGTGAATGATCCCACAGTCCTTTATGTCGGTGTTGGCGGAGGAATGGAATTATTGCAGTTCTCATATTTTAGCCGGAAGCAAGGCGGAGTTGTAGGTTTAGATGTGGTGCCTGAAATGTTGGCTGCCAGTGAAAGGAATTTTAAAGAAGCGGAACAACAAAATGATTGGTTCAGCTCAGATTTCATAGATCTTCGAGAGGGAGATGCCTTAAATCTACCTGTAGAAGATAGCTCAATTGATGTTGCTGCACAAAATTGCCTTTTTAATATTTTCACCACAGAAGACCTTAAAATTGCATTAGCTGAAATGTATCGAGTGCTAAAGCCGAACGGTAGACTGGTGCTTTCAGATCCTATTTGTGATCAGGCCATGCCTGAAGAACTAAAAAATGATGAGGAGTTAAGAGCGCTGTGTTTAAGCGGTGCGCTGCCACTTTCTGAATACATTAAATTAATCACCGATGCAGGTTTTGGAACCGTAGAAATAAGAGCCAAAAGACCTTATAGAATTCTGGATCCTAAGCACTACAATACTAGTCAGAGAATTTTCATTGAAAGTGTAGAAGTCTGCGCCATTAAGGATCCTATGCCTTCAGATGGTCCATGTGTATTTACAGGTAAGGCAGCTATCTATTTTGGTGATGAAGAATATTTTGATGATAAAAAAGGCCATGTGCTGATGCCTAACCAGCCCCTGGCAGTTTGTGATAAAACAGCTAAGGCACTTGCTGACTTGAAACGTGAGGATATCTACATTTCAGAAAGCACTTATTTTTATGATGGTGGCGGTTGCTGCTGA
- the uvrA gene encoding excinuclease ABC subunit UvrA translates to MIAEEEVKNDSEGYDITGYENIEIIGAREHNLKNVNLTFPRNTLVTITGISGSGKSSLAFDTIYAEGQRRYMESFSAYARSFIGNLERPDVDKINGLSPVISIEQKTTSRNPRSTVGTVTEIYDFMRLLYARAGEAFSYSTGERMVRQSEDQILDHILSNFDGQKLTILAPVVKGRKGHYRELFQQIRKNGYSKVRVDGELQELVPKMQVDRYKTHDIEVVIDRIVVAEKDRYRISQSIKTALKQGEGVLMLLDQEDNIHHFSKYLMDPVSGLSYDEPAPNTFSFNSPYGACPKCNGLGEIEEITEESVIPDKSLSISRGGILPLGEYRDIWIFKKIQAILKRHKVALTTPIEKIPQEVIDVLLYGDSVPVAVKSVKYPGTDWNTKFEGIIKFLEKQKEGGSDKIQKWVNDFTVTTTCPECNGARLKKEALHFLIDHHNISQLAEFDIRTLWTWFDGLELRLSDKQNVIAAEVLKEIRKRIGFLLDVGLDYLHLNRPLRTLSGGEAQRIRLATQIGTQLVGVLYILDEPSIGLHQRDNVKLIKALKDLRDLGNTVIVVEHDKDMMLASDYVIDIGPGAGRHGGQVVAQGPPQEFLKQKSATAAYLNNQRQIEVPKERRKGSGKKLKLTGASGNNLKGVDLQVPLGTLTLITGVSGSGKSTLIHDTLFPILNQKFYNSRREPLAYKKVTGLEHLDKVIEVDQSPIGRTPRSNPATYTGVFTDIRALFSELPEAKIRGYKPGRFSFNVKGGRCETCEGAGLRLIEMDFLPDVHVPCETCKGKRYNRETLEVRFKGKSISDVLEMTVEEATEFFEHQPKIVRKIKTLNEVGLGYISLGQHATTLSGGEAQRVKLATELSKKDTGKTFYILDEPTTGLHFQDIQHLLDVLNRLVEKGNTVLVIEHNLDVIKVADHIVDLGPEGGNGGGRIVTSGTPEKVAENEESFTAKYLKLEL, encoded by the coding sequence ATGATCGCAGAAGAGGAAGTAAAAAATGATAGCGAAGGATACGATATAACAGGCTATGAAAATATTGAGATTATAGGTGCCAGAGAGCACAATCTCAAGAATGTAAACCTTACCTTTCCAAGAAATACTTTAGTTACCATAACGGGTATTAGCGGTAGCGGTAAGTCTTCATTAGCCTTTGATACCATATATGCTGAAGGGCAGCGTAGATATATGGAAAGTTTCAGTGCCTACGCCAGATCATTTATCGGAAACCTGGAGCGACCTGATGTGGATAAGATCAATGGTCTTAGCCCGGTTATTTCAATAGAGCAGAAAACTACGTCTAGAAATCCGAGGTCTACTGTGGGTACGGTGACGGAGATTTATGACTTTATGCGTTTGCTTTATGCCAGAGCAGGAGAAGCATTTTCGTACTCTACTGGCGAGCGCATGGTGAGACAGTCAGAAGATCAAATTCTGGATCATATTCTCTCCAATTTTGATGGTCAGAAGCTAACCATTCTCGCTCCAGTGGTAAAAGGGCGTAAAGGTCATTATAGAGAGCTGTTCCAGCAGATCCGTAAAAATGGCTACTCCAAAGTAAGGGTGGATGGTGAACTGCAAGAGCTAGTGCCAAAAATGCAGGTAGATCGATACAAAACCCATGATATTGAGGTGGTTATCGATCGAATTGTGGTAGCAGAAAAAGATAGATATAGGATTAGCCAGTCTATAAAAACGGCTTTAAAGCAAGGTGAAGGAGTATTAATGCTTCTAGATCAGGAAGATAATATTCACCACTTTTCTAAATATCTAATGGATCCGGTTTCAGGCCTTTCTTATGATGAGCCTGCTCCAAATACATTTTCTTTTAACTCTCCCTATGGAGCCTGTCCCAAATGTAATGGCCTTGGTGAGATAGAAGAAATTACTGAAGAATCAGTAATTCCGGATAAGTCATTGAGTATTAGCAGAGGAGGTATTTTACCGCTTGGAGAATATAGAGATATATGGATTTTCAAGAAGATACAGGCCATTCTCAAAAGGCATAAGGTGGCGCTCACCACTCCAATTGAGAAAATCCCTCAGGAGGTAATAGATGTCTTGCTTTATGGTGATAGTGTGCCGGTAGCTGTGAAATCAGTAAAATACCCTGGCACTGACTGGAATACAAAATTCGAAGGAATCATCAAATTTCTGGAAAAGCAGAAAGAAGGTGGTTCTGATAAAATACAAAAGTGGGTTAATGACTTCACTGTTACAACTACTTGTCCTGAATGTAACGGTGCCAGGTTAAAAAAGGAAGCTTTACATTTCCTGATTGACCATCATAATATTTCGCAGTTAGCCGAATTTGACATTCGCACTTTATGGACTTGGTTCGACGGTCTTGAGCTAAGGCTTTCGGATAAGCAAAATGTTATAGCAGCTGAAGTATTAAAAGAAATCCGAAAAAGAATTGGCTTCTTGTTAGATGTGGGGCTTGATTACCTACACCTGAATAGGCCGCTAAGAACACTTTCTGGTGGTGAAGCGCAGCGAATTAGGCTAGCTACCCAAATAGGTACTCAGTTAGTGGGCGTACTTTATATTCTGGATGAGCCGAGTATTGGTCTGCATCAGCGAGATAACGTTAAGCTTATCAAGGCATTGAAAGATTTACGAGATCTTGGAAATACGGTCATTGTAGTGGAGCATGATAAAGATATGATGCTGGCTTCTGACTATGTTATAGATATTGGCCCTGGTGCAGGTAGACATGGAGGTCAGGTGGTAGCGCAAGGTCCGCCGCAAGAGTTTTTGAAGCAAAAGAGTGCCACCGCAGCATACCTTAATAATCAAAGACAAATTGAAGTTCCGAAAGAGCGAAGAAAGGGTAGCGGAAAAAAATTGAAATTGACCGGGGCCAGTGGAAATAACTTGAAAGGTGTAGATCTTCAAGTTCCTCTAGGTACTTTAACATTAATAACCGGGGTGTCTGGTAGCGGAAAATCCACCCTAATTCATGATACCCTTTTCCCTATTTTAAATCAAAAATTCTATAATTCTAGAAGAGAGCCGTTAGCATATAAAAAAGTGACTGGCCTTGAGCATTTAGATAAGGTGATAGAAGTAGACCAATCGCCAATCGGAAGAACGCCGCGTTCTAATCCAGCTACTTATACCGGGGTTTTCACGGACATAAGAGCGCTGTTTTCAGAACTGCCTGAAGCAAAAATTAGAGGCTATAAGCCAGGTCGGTTTTCCTTTAACGTTAAGGGAGGTAGATGTGAAACCTGTGAAGGTGCTGGTCTAAGGCTGATTGAGATGGATTTCTTGCCAGATGTTCATGTGCCATGCGAAACCTGTAAGGGTAAGAGGTATAATAGAGAGACATTGGAAGTAAGATTTAAAGGTAAATCTATCTCTGACGTGCTGGAAATGACTGTGGAAGAGGCAACAGAATTCTTCGAGCATCAACCGAAGATCGTAAGAAAGATCAAGACTCTTAATGAAGTTGGTCTTGGGTATATTTCTCTTGGACAGCACGCCACCACGTTATCTGGTGGAGAGGCTCAGCGTGTTAAGTTAGCCACCGAGCTTTCTAAAAAAGATACTGGTAAAACATTTTACATTCTTGATGAGCCTACCACAGGTTTACACTTTCAAGATATTCAGCACCTGTTAGATGTGCTCAATAGATTGGTAGAAAAAGGAAATACAGTTTTGGTCATTGAGCATAACCTTGATGTAATTAAGGTGGCAGATCATATTGTAGATCTGGGACCTGAGGGAGGTAACGGTGGAGGTAGAATAGTTACTTCTGGTACTCCGGAAAAAGTGGCTGAAAATGAAGAAAGCTTCACGGCTAAGTACCTGAAATTGGAATTGTAA
- a CDS encoding purine-nucleoside phosphorylase: MTLETIRETTSFLQGQGFDSPEVGIILGTGLGKTFVEEIDIKAEIAYQDIPHFPEATVEFHHGRLIYGELAGKKVVAMQGRFHYYEGYTMQQVTFPVRVMKMLGVKHFLVSNAAGNMNLAWEKGDLMLIEDHINLQPENPLVGPNIDELGPRFPDMSQPYDEHLGNTLMDLAYDHNIRLHRGVYVAVTGPNLETRAEYKYLRKIGADVVGMSTVPEVIVANHMSLPCCAVSVLTDDCDPDNLKPVSIEEIIAIAGKAEVKLTALFIKLIEKL; the protein is encoded by the coding sequence ATGACATTAGAAACTATAAGAGAAACCACCAGCTTTTTGCAAGGTCAGGGTTTCGATTCGCCCGAGGTAGGTATAATTTTGGGCACAGGCTTAGGAAAAACCTTCGTTGAGGAAATTGATATTAAGGCAGAGATAGCTTACCAAGATATTCCTCATTTCCCTGAAGCTACTGTTGAGTTTCACCATGGCAGACTCATTTATGGAGAGCTTGCCGGTAAAAAAGTAGTGGCTATGCAGGGACGCTTTCATTACTATGAGGGCTATACCATGCAGCAAGTTACGTTCCCTGTGAGGGTAATGAAAATGTTAGGAGTGAAGCATTTCTTAGTCTCCAATGCGGCAGGTAATATGAATCTGGCCTGGGAAAAAGGTGATCTTATGCTCATAGAAGATCATATCAATCTTCAACCTGAAAATCCTTTAGTAGGACCCAATATTGATGAGCTAGGCCCAAGGTTTCCAGATATGAGTCAGCCCTATGATGAGCATCTGGGAAATACTTTAATGGACTTGGCGTATGACCATAACATCAGACTGCACAGAGGAGTGTACGTGGCTGTAACAGGTCCAAATCTGGAAACGAGAGCGGAGTACAAATACCTGCGAAAGATTGGTGCCGATGTGGTTGGCATGTCTACTGTGCCAGAGGTGATAGTGGCTAATCATATGAGCTTGCCATGTTGTGCCGTGTCTGTGCTTACAGATGATTGCGACCCTGATAATTTAAAACCGGTGAGTATTGAAGAGATTATAGCTATTGCTGGAAAAGCAGAGGTGAAATTAACTGCCCTATTTATAAAACTAATAGAGAAACTATAG
- a CDS encoding TIGR00730 family Rossman fold protein, which yields MKGKKRKQEHIENFEDLTEDEKRIIRAFEEKDWNEIKSYDSWVIFKVMSEFVEGFEKLAKIGPCVTIFGSARTRNDHKYYKMAERIAAKLVRHGYGVISGGGPGIMEAANKGAKAEGGKSVGLNIILPFEQKGNDYIDPDKLITFDYFFVRKVMFTKYSQGFIVMPGGFGTLDELFEALTLIQTKKIGKFPIVLVGKEYWGGLLDWIENTMLNAANNVSKEDLNLFKIVETEKEAVDVIDDFYNKYLLSPNF from the coding sequence ATGAAAGGAAAAAAAAGAAAACAAGAACATATTGAAAACTTTGAAGACCTAACGGAAGACGAGAAAAGAATAATCCGTGCGTTTGAAGAGAAGGACTGGAATGAAATTAAGAGCTATGACTCTTGGGTGATTTTCAAGGTAATGTCAGAGTTTGTAGAAGGATTCGAGAAGTTAGCTAAGATTGGTCCTTGTGTAACTATTTTTGGTTCTGCCAGAACTCGCAACGATCACAAATACTATAAAATGGCTGAGCGCATAGCCGCCAAGTTAGTAAGACATGGCTATGGTGTAATTTCGGGTGGAGGTCCTGGAATTATGGAGGCTGCTAATAAAGGAGCTAAGGCTGAGGGTGGTAAGTCCGTGGGGCTGAACATCATTTTGCCGTTTGAACAAAAGGGAAATGATTACATAGATCCAGATAAACTGATCACTTTTGATTATTTCTTCGTGAGAAAAGTAATGTTCACTAAATACTCACAAGGATTTATTGTAATGCCAGGTGGCTTCGGTACTCTTGATGAATTGTTTGAGGCACTTACACTTATTCAGACCAAGAAAATAGGTAAATTCCCTATTGTTTTGGTAGGTAAAGAATACTGGGGCGGACTTTTAGATTGGATTGAAAACACGATGCTAAACGCCGCTAATAACGTAAGTAAAGAGGACCTTAACCTTTTCAAAATAGTTGAAACTGAGAAAGAAGCAGTAGATGTTATTGACGATTTTTATAACAAATATCTCCTTTCTCCAAATTTTTAA
- the msrB gene encoding peptide-methionine (R)-S-oxide reductase MsrB, with the protein MIIESKAQENQSHENNPYYSRTDTSKLNISNEEWKKILPPDLYAVARQAATERAFTGKFWNTDALGTYYCAVCGNKLFYSDAKFASSCGWPSFYEAVRENSVIYKDDNSFGMHRIEVLCGRCDSHLGHIFDDGPAPTFKRFCMNSVSLDFEPGTAE; encoded by the coding sequence ATGATCATTGAATCTAAGGCTCAAGAAAACCAGAGCCATGAAAATAATCCCTATTATTCCCGAACTGACACTTCAAAACTCAATATCTCAAATGAAGAGTGGAAAAAAATATTACCACCTGATCTTTATGCGGTAGCTAGGCAAGCTGCAACCGAGAGAGCGTTTACTGGAAAGTTTTGGAATACTGATGCTTTAGGCACCTACTATTGTGCTGTGTGTGGCAATAAGCTGTTTTATTCAGATGCTAAATTCGCCAGCAGTTGTGGGTGGCCAAGTTTTTACGAGGCCGTTCGTGAAAATAGTGTGATCTATAAAGATGATAACTCCTTTGGGATGCACAGAATAGAAGTGCTCTGCGGCAGATGCGACTCTCATTTAGGACACATTTTTGATGATGGCCCAGCTCCAACCTTTAAAAGATTCTGTATGAACAGCGTTTCATTAGACTTTGAACCCGGTACAGCAGAGTAA
- a CDS encoding arsenosugar biosynthesis-associated peroxidase-like protein, whose translation MEKTYYDPADLKKFGDVADFGPELAKKFFDYYGDVFKEGALTAREKSLIALAVAHAIQCPYCIDAYTSDSLEKGITEKQMMEAVHVTTAIRGGASLVHSVQMMNKAKKLSM comes from the coding sequence ATGGAAAAAACCTACTACGATCCCGCCGACCTTAAGAAATTTGGAGATGTAGCAGATTTCGGCCCTGAGCTGGCCAAGAAGTTTTTTGACTATTACGGAGACGTATTTAAAGAAGGAGCTTTGACAGCCAGGGAAAAATCTTTAATTGCTTTAGCCGTGGCGCATGCCATTCAATGTCCTTATTGCATAGATGCGTATACATCTGATTCATTAGAAAAAGGAATTACCGAAAAGCAAATGATGGAAGCCGTGCATGTCACTACAGCCATCCGTGGTGGAGCATCATTAGTACACAGTGTGCAGATGATGAATAAAGCAAAAAAGCTTTCCATGTAA
- the arsS gene encoding arsenosugar biosynthesis radical SAM (seleno)protein ArsS (Some members of this family are selenoproteins.) codes for MIKSLQATQHKLSDTREQLQVLSNGIFKDGTLPTFKNKLEPINEFPLKPGQIEIFQVNVGYMCNQVCKHCHVDAGPDRKEIMTRETMQQCIDVIKKTNIHTLDLTGGAPEMNPDFRWFVEEACKAGVEEIIVRSNLTIILANPKYHDLPEFFKKNNVRVVSSLPFYQPDKTDRQRGEGVFDKSIKALQMLNEVGYGQAGSGLVIDLVYNPSGAFLPGDQSQLERDFKKELKENYNIDFNSLFTITNLPISRFLDFLLRSDNYEDYMEKLVMSFNPAAVKGVMCRNTISVDYEGYLYDCDFNQMLDLKVEKAAGQHIKDFDLNKLENRNIIINQHCYGCTAGAGSSCQGTVA; via the coding sequence ATGATTAAGTCACTTCAAGCTACACAACATAAACTTTCTGATACAAGAGAGCAATTACAGGTGCTCTCTAATGGTATTTTTAAGGATGGTACTCTGCCTACTTTTAAGAATAAGCTGGAGCCAATAAATGAGTTTCCTCTAAAACCAGGTCAAATAGAAATATTTCAGGTAAATGTGGGCTATATGTGTAATCAGGTCTGCAAGCATTGTCATGTAGATGCCGGGCCTGATAGAAAGGAAATCATGACTAGAGAAACTATGCAGCAATGTATAGATGTCATAAAGAAAACTAATATACATACACTCGATCTTACTGGTGGAGCTCCTGAAATGAACCCAGATTTTAGGTGGTTTGTGGAGGAGGCGTGCAAGGCCGGTGTTGAAGAAATCATAGTTAGATCTAATCTCACTATTATACTAGCCAACCCTAAATATCATGATTTACCTGAGTTCTTCAAGAAAAATAATGTTAGGGTAGTGTCTTCTTTACCTTTCTATCAGCCAGATAAAACTGATAGACAACGTGGCGAAGGCGTTTTTGATAAGTCGATAAAAGCCCTGCAAATGTTAAATGAGGTCGGTTATGGACAGGCAGGATCAGGACTAGTTATTGATTTGGTCTACAACCCCAGCGGAGCTTTTTTGCCAGGTGATCAGTCTCAGCTGGAAAGGGATTTTAAAAAAGAGCTGAAAGAAAATTATAATATAGACTTCAATAGCCTTTTTACAATCACTAACTTACCCATAAGCCGCTTTTTAGATTTTCTTTTAAGATCGGATAATTACGAAGATTACATGGAAAAGCTGGTGATGTCTTTTAATCCTGCTGCAGTGAAGGGGGTAATGTGCAGAAATACTATCTCCGTGGATTATGAAGGGTATTTATATGATTGTGATTTTAATCAAATGCTAGACTTAAAGGTGGAGAAAGCAGCAGGCCAGCACATTAAAGATTTCGATCTGAACAAACTTGAAAATAGAAATATAATAATCAACCAACATTGCTATGGCTGCACCGCCGGAGCTGGATCTAGCTGCCAGGGTACCGTAGCATAG
- a CDS encoding lytic transglycosylase domain-containing protein, which produces MKYIPHALSFLTFVIVCFYIKFDNNRAELSRTDSGQRQNNLPLYQVDHAPGGEYTGYLNAVSLDIPTEISFAGERVPLEIPDVRERLDRELLINTYWHSSTIVLIKKAHRWLPQIEEILKENGVPDDFKYLTAIEGGFANVVSPANAVGFWQILESSGEENGLEIDREVDERYDPLKATEAACKYLKKSYNKFGNWTSVAASYNRGMAGLQRAIDNQKVDSYYDLLLNEETSRYVFRILAIKEIIEHPKKYGFNIEKQHLYDAEELRYVEVDHDIKDLIAFAHDQGINYKLLKRHNPWLRDDHLDVSRNKTYKIAIPVNP; this is translated from the coding sequence ATGAAATACATTCCCCACGCTCTGTCGTTTCTCACATTCGTAATTGTATGTTTCTACATTAAGTTTGATAATAACAGAGCCGAGCTCAGCAGAACTGATTCAGGACAGCGTCAGAATAATTTACCACTTTATCAGGTAGATCACGCACCCGGGGGAGAATATACAGGTTATTTAAATGCTGTTTCTTTAGATATACCAACAGAGATTAGTTTTGCCGGTGAGCGAGTGCCCTTGGAGATTCCAGATGTAAGAGAAAGGCTTGACCGTGAGTTGCTTATTAATACATACTGGCATAGTTCTACCATTGTACTTATTAAAAAAGCACATCGTTGGTTGCCTCAAATAGAAGAAATTCTGAAAGAAAACGGAGTTCCAGATGATTTTAAATATCTCACAGCCATAGAAGGTGGGTTTGCTAACGTGGTTTCTCCGGCTAATGCAGTTGGTTTCTGGCAAATATTGGAATCTTCAGGAGAAGAAAACGGACTTGAGATAGATAGAGAAGTGGATGAAAGGTATGATCCGCTAAAAGCCACTGAGGCAGCTTGCAAATACTTGAAAAAGTCATACAATAAGTTCGGTAACTGGACTAGCGTGGCAGCCTCTTACAACCGTGGCATGGCAGGGTTACAAAGAGCCATTGATAACCAAAAAGTAGATTCTTACTATGATCTTTTACTTAACGAAGAAACATCACGCTACGTGTTTAGGATTTTGGCCATAAAAGAGATTATTGAGCACCCCAAAAAATATGGCTTCAACATCGAAAAACAACACCTTTATGATGCCGAAGAACTTCGCTATGTTGAGGTAGATCACGACATCAAAGACCTTATCGCTTTTGCCCATGATCAGGGTATTAACTACAAGTTATTGAAAAGACATAATCCATGGTTAAGAGATGACCATTTAGACGTGTCTAGAAATAAAACCTATAAAATCGCTATCCCGGTTAATCCATAG